The DNA region ttagGACCTGCAAAGTTCATATGTGCAATTTGTTGGTACACTCTGATTTAGAACAACAGTTTATAGTAGTTTGTTGATACTAGAATATAGCAGTTCAAGTTTATTTGTGCTGATTTATTTAAGAATGTGTATAAAGTACTGAATGCTATGTAAATTGTGATTTATGCAAATtataatttcaattttttagtTCCTTTATATTACTTTAGATGTTGTTATTATTATGAACAATTTTTACTTTGGATCTTGTCGTCGATTAATATTTatgattataaaaaaattagctaTATATAATAATATGTACATCTAAGTTTAAAATCACGGGTCCGCCATTGGTGAACATGATGAACTTCAGTTGATAATCAAGAGGAGAACATTCACAAAAGACAAGCCAAGGCCATATTTGTTGTCAATACATGCAAGCGAAATGTCATCTACAGTCTATTCATGATTGAATAGTTATGAAATTTATTGGTACGAGCCTCGGTTGTAGCAttaagctatcagctatcatcATTCTGTTCCATGTGATTCTGCCACAATAGGTTCAAAACCTAGTTATTTCTTTGTTTCAATTATTCGTTGGATACAATATAATACAAAGACTTCAACAGACCAGTGTGGGGTTGAACCTAAGGCGGTGGCTAGACAACGAGGTAATATGATGTTTTTTCTCCATAGCAACGCATGCAGTAGTGGTTAGGAGACGGAGGGGACAAATCCAATAGCCCTTGCGCACATACGAGGTATTAAGATGGTTTATTTGCGCTGCAATTCGTGTTGAagagatagataaaaaaaaaggagatgtATGAGAGAATTAATTGATGGATAAACATtagataaaaaagataaataaactGATTAATCATGTGTGCACAAGGGCATGCGAGATTGCATTTTCTTTAGGAGACAGTGGGAGACGGCAGCGGATTCTGTGGTGGGAGCCGCCGGAAACAGGGAAGACCAGGCGTGAGAAGGAGAGAGAAGCGCTTTCCGTTGTTGGGAAGAAGAAACACATGGTTTGTTCGATGCGCATCCGACGGCCACACTCGTCGACTGGAGCTTTTCAGTCGAGCGAGAAGTTAGCCCTGTAATTATGCAAGAACACACCATTTCACTCCATTTCAACTGGTTTAGGAGGACAAAACTAGCTACCAACATAGGCATTCACGTTGCTAAGTATGGGTGTATTCGTTAACACAACCGACACTTAAAGTTAAAGGTACATACACAGGCATAGTTCATCATCACCTGCAATTCGACAAGAAGTCCACAACATAAGCCACTGAAATAGTTTGCACACCATGTACTGCTAATCTGTTTCCGGAAGTTATAGGCTAGCTCTCATGTATAGCCCAAGGCTGCGGGGACGATGGGGCGGGGACAGGGAGGAGGATGCCCTTCTCCCGGAAGCACACGACGGTCTCGTAGAGGGCCTGCGCCGCTGGCGTGAACTCCAGGCCTAGCTCCCTGAGCCGCTGGTTGGATATCTTGTAAGGCTGCTTCCTCGGGTTCACCTCATCAGAGCACCTGCAATGCAAGAACAACAGCGAGTAAGCGATCTGCGATACAGCAGTAATACCAGCTTCGCTTCTGTTGGTAGCTAGGTGCAGAGTGCAATTGCGTTCCTGAAGGAAGAACAGATAGACTATCGGTTCAACGGGTCAAGATCGACTCATGCGACGGCAGGAATGATTCCATTTAGATAGAACTGAACGTATGACTTGCTGAATTATTCAGAGCAGAAGGCATTGAACTCTTAATCACTGAACTATTCACACGTGATTCTCATTCTAGAGAGATCGTATATACTTGTGCGTGATCTAAAAGTACGTGTGTGTACTTACCGTAAGATCCCTAGAACCAAAAAAAGTTCTCTCTCTAACTAGCCTCCTCTTTGTCTTCCTCGTGTGTAAGCAAAAAGTCAAATGTTTAACACGTAAGAACCGGCAACATATCTTTTTCTCGAATACGTAGAAGAATCGACGACATATATGTAATCAAAGGGGGATTAATCACAATCACATCTCAATAACTAATGATTAAGTCTCGTCTAAAAAAAGTCCCAAATATGTAGCCAAGAAGACTAAAATGTTTAGCCTCTTGTCGTACGAGCGGGAGACTCGGCAACAGATTTCACAATCGGTTCTGCAGTATGTGCTACGTAACTCCACAGGCAACATTCTCAGGCTTGACAAATAATCGGTATCCACCGCACTTGGTATCCAAATTGGCAAATCGTAACCCATCAGATTCAAACATAGTAGTACTGTAGCACGTAAGCACTATCCATTGACAACTCGATATCCTTTTATGTTTCTTTcagaagtttgaaaaaaaaaaggacagagACATGCATGCACCGCACCTGTTGCaatgcaagcatgcatgcagagaGACTGTGCCACTGACCTCTCGGGGACGGGGAACTCCGGGAAGAACTTGTGGAGGATCCTGACGACGTCCTCGCGGTGGAGCACGGCGTCGGAGCACAGGTAGCGGCCGGCGGCCGCGGGCGCCTCGAAGACGCGGACGTGCGCGTCGGCGGTGTCGCGGACGTGGACGTACGCCTGCACGGCGTTGGCGTACGTCTTGACGGACCCGTTGAGGTACTTGAGCACGTGCATCAGGCTCGCGTTCACCGCCGGCTGCAGCGCCGGGCCCTGCACCAGCACCGGGTTCACTACCACCAGGTCCACCCcgcgcgcggccgccgcctcccacGCCGCCTGCTCCGCCACCGTCTTCCCGTAGCAGTACCAGTTCTGAGTGACTCCACAACGGCAACGGCGAGCACATGCATGTGAATTAATGGCGTCCATGATTAATTGTAAGTCTGCAACGATCGATATAGGAGTTCGTACCTTGGTGTTCTTGCAGAACTCGAGGTCGCTCCAGCACGActcgtcgacgacggcgtccggCGCGCGGTTGGGGTCCATAGCGACCGCGCCGATCGACGACGTCATCACGACACGGCGGACCGtgccggcctccgccgccgcgtcgatGACGTAGCGCGTCCCCCTCACCGCCGGCTCCACCATCTCCTCCTGTGCGTGAGATCGACCACTTAATTGTgagctgcatgcatgccatgCGGCTGTACTCCAAGGAGAGAACTAATAAAGGCCATTGAATTAATCCCGGAACGCTGAGGTGGAACACATGAATTAATTTGGGATGGTAAAACGATTTATCTCCTTCgaatacaaaataaaaaaagcacTCCTCTAATGGTCACTGAGTAGTGGGCCTAAGTGGACACATTGTGAATTTTTAAGGATTTCATCTCTAAATTGCTTTGGATTCCATGTTTAATACTTCCTCGAGAACGAAAGAGATCTTTTGTTTTGAAAAGTCATAAAACTAAGTTTTGACTGTTAATTTCTTCTATAATATGTTATCAATTGTTATAAGTTTaacatcataataaaaatattttaattaaatctATTGAAGCAAAGTTTGTATATTAAAcatatataatttaactaattatcggttaaaacttataaagtttgattttcCGAAATAAAATACTTTGAACATTCTTGAACAGAAATAGTATCACGCACTCATGAAAGAATCAAGAATTAACCATCCCTACGGGCCAGATTATCTATCCGTTTTCAACTACACAACGTTTGGGTTCCTCCCGGCTTACGGGGTTACGTTACACGTCCTTACCGGATCGTCGGTCACCGGCGACGCGGTGTGGAACACGCCGTGGCAGCCGGCGATGGCCGCCCTCAGCGCGGCGCTGTCGAGCAGGTCGGCCCCGCACAGCGCCAGCCTCTCCGTCGCGCCGGGGAGCGCCCTCAGGTGCGCGTTCTTCGCGTCGTCTGCCATCTCGTCAAACCAGAACGAACCGATCGATCTAGCAGCATCGAAAGAACAGCACCAGATTGCTACTGCAACGAGTATGTTCGATCGGTCGACGTACCAGGGTTACGCACGGTGCCTCTGACGGTGTAGCCCCGCTCTAGGAGGAGCTTGACGATCCACGACCCGATGTACCCGCCGGCGCCGGTCACGCACACCGTCTTCCCGCGCCCGgtcaccgccgccgcgccaTTGCCGCCGTCGACGAAGGTCATGGCGCTCCCGCGGCTACTGGGTCGCTGTTTCTTGGAggtgaaaagaacagaaagggctctctccctctctctttctgtcTCTCCTTGTGTGTGTTtggtggggtatttatagagaTCGCTACGAACCAAGAGATCGAGTTGGTAGTGTGACACACAGGATCTCTCTCCTTGGATTCACCTCCTTTCGGTGTGTTCTTCATTGTTCTTCATGGCATTGACATGGTCTACGCTCACTCCAGAGTCCAGATACAGTGACGGGTACATGTCAATAACCCACAAGTTTTGGTACACTCACTAGGACGTTTTTTTCCAAGCTTACTACCAAAGCAAAAGTGACATGTCAAGGCATAAGATAGTACATGCATAGAAGCTATTAGTTATGCGGTTTGTAGTACTCTATTCTCTAGCAGTATTACTAGCTGTAACTTCCTAATTCTTCCTGTATTAATCACCGGTATATATGAATGTTGTAGCATGATTATTGATGATCCGATTCCGGCGGCTTAAGTGTTGATGATACGACGTCCAGTTCGTTTTGAAAAGGATCCAGCTAGTAGAATAATCGCCTAATTCCTTGTGTTAGCAGCCGATAACATGGTGCACAGGTGCAGTGGTACTACTTGGTTCTGCTCCCGATTTCTAAGCTGCCGGACGATTTCGTGCTACTTTCCTGAAGCACATGCTTCGACAAATTTACATGCTAACGTGATGGTATATGGGGGAAATTTCAGTGCAAACCAATTCTTCGGTGCAAACCGTGAAAACTCTCTAAAAAACATGTTTAGATGCACCCAAAAAATCGGAAAAAAATCACACATGTACATAAGGGGGTGacacacatgcatataaaaattcaaGGCTAAACTCTTTTTAGTTAATGAGATATAAAAATGACAAATCGGAAAGAAAGAGacaaaaatgacaaaaatcAGTATCACCCCCTCATGTAAATCCgatttatcatttttatatCTCATGAACTAAAAAGAGTTTAGCCttgaatttttatatgcatgtgtgtCACCCCCTTATGTACATGTGTGATTTTTTCCCGATTTTTTGGGTGCATCTAAACATGTTTTTTAGAGAGTTTTCACGGTTTGCACCGAAGAATTGGTTTGCACTGAAATTTTCCCCGATGGTATATTGACAAATTTACATGCTAACGTGCTCTTAATTGGATTAATAGGGGGGAAAGTTCATTGCTGGGATCTGTAGTCAGGTAGTACCAGGGGTGGATCTTCAAGGGACATGGGCTCATGTCCTCCTAGCCTCTGATGCTttatgaagaggaagaagagataggagagaagaagaggggCATTTAAGGGAGACAAGAAGTAGATGAACCTGCTAGCAGTCCATACTGCATCCTCCACTGACTACTACTTGTCATTAAAAGGAACTTTGTGAGGAAAGATTCTCATTTGCGGCATCACTGTTCCTTGCTAAAGAGGTTTTGTTGGAGGATAATTTTTGACAATAAGTCTAGAATATATCGGACGATGGGCGTGTTGATCTATATTTTTGTGGGTGTGTATTGAACGAACTCAAGAATACAAGGATTTATCTAGTTTCAGACGTCCCGTGAGATAACAATCCtatgtcatattttttttatggattggatgaacttgttacagagtGTGTATTTTTTACAAGCCAGGTCCTCCCATCACTGAACGTCGTCACTCTCACCAACTAGGCCATCCCGtagtattaaatgctacgggacaggTCACTGCTCCACCAGTCTGTCCACGTCCTCAATCGCTGAAAGGGAGTGCATGGGGAAGAAAACCACTTGAGTGGATGTTATTAAATGTGATCCAACTAGTTAGGTGAGTATCTGCCCTGCGACCAACACGGGTTGGTTGTAGGGTTTTGCTTTGCGACCAGGGGGTTGGTCGCAGGAACCCCGCCCTGGTCGCGCGATGAGATTGTGGTCTTAAAAATATCTACTGGCAACTAACATTTGTCGGTGTGGGGCCCGCCATGTGGGACACCTCTTTATCTATTACACCAATAATAACTCCCAAGCTCCATCGCGGATGAGGCGAACTGAGTGGTTTGCCGTAGTGGACCGTGGTCGCTGTGCGACTAGTGGTCGTTGACGCAACCCACTTTTGTGGTTGACTCAAGAAACCACATCCTGATGGGaggttagagagagagagaacgttGGAGGGAGAAAAATTAATTACCGTCGGACCTGAGGGAATTTCGGTTCCCCATGTGCGGCCTTTCGAATTTCGATTGCCTATTGTTCCCAATGAGTCATTTCATCACCTCCCTTAGCCTCCAAGCCTTCATGCTCATAGCCCTTCATCTCCGTCTCCGTTCTTGCCCTCGCAGCATCTTCCATCGTCATCCGATGGCACGCACTGGCAGCGACCTCGCCTTCAACAAATCTAAGTGCAACACGGCGAGGTTGCGGCAGATGCACGACGCTGACCTGCTCACATGACACCTGACCTCAGGGTACCACTCTGAGGAGAGCGCACATGTTCCTAGTCCGGGGGAGAATGTCATGTTCATCTCGCTCTTCATGGCCGGTCTCATGCTGCCCTTCTCCAAGTTTTTCACCACTGTCATCTCCTTCTACAACATCTGTCACCTCaatctcaaccccaactccattctCATGCTGAACATTTCCACTCATCTGTGTGAGAACTTTGTTGAGGTCAAGACGTGCCTCGacctcttttggttcttctatACTTATCGGTCGGTGACCGGGCTAGCCACCAGAAGAAGCGGGTTTCGGCTCCGCGATGGCTCCGTGGACTCCTACATTGAGGTGGACCTCAAGTCATCATGATCGGGTTGGAGGGAGGAGTGATTCTACCTTGCGGCGGACAACCTCTAAGTGCCGAGCGCACCGGCGTAGGTCACGGATAACTGGGGGAGTTCACCCACGACTACCCCGAAGCTACTGACCCTTGCCAAGCGGGTTGGTCAACTCCGAGGGGCCGGGATGACGGGATCGGATGTCATCTGTGACTTCATCAAGTGCCAGTTGTGTCCCATGCGGAGGTAAGCACACCCAACATTTCAGTACTCTGGGCCGAACTATGTCACCTGGGAGAGCTTCACAGGTAACCCTGCTGCCGCTTCCATGGTGTCGTTTCTTTAGATAAGTGTGCGACTTCTCACATCTCCTAATTTGTCCAGATCTAATGACTATATCGTCGACTCGTAGGTCTAAAACCCGATATCATCTGTACCGAGGAAAGATGGTCCTCCAACCGGCACACTTACACTGTGTGACCTCACTCCATCAAAGAGAGCATGGCTCAAAAGGGTAAGTTTGGCATTTCCAAAATTCCCGCCCTCAAGCCTTTTTGCGAGTTAGACTTTCACGGTTGCAGGGTCTCCCTGAGGTCAACGTTCTATGCCCAATCATCAATGAGGTCCTGGAGGTCTCAGATCAGGCCACCCCAGCGAGAGAAATTCACCGCGACCTCCCCTCGGGTTCCTAACAGAGCACGGACCCGCCTATTCCTAGCCTATCTGGGCGCACTCCGACTCATCTAGTCATGACGATGGCTAGACTTACGGGCAATGCTGGTCATAAAGGGAAGCAACCGACCTCGCCCTAAACCAGCTGGGGGTGACCAAACTACTTGCAATTGATTGTTGGCCCTGGGCAGAGACCCTGCAAGTGGTGTCGGCCAGCAAGGGAGCGACTAGTCTCGCCCTCAGCTAGCCAGGGGTGACCAAATCATTGCTCGTCAAGCCTCCACACAAGGGGAGAAGAGATCAGCGAAGGATTCGGCTTCCGCGGAAGCGTCCAAACGCACTCGTGGGACACCAACCGCCCGTATCCCGACGGTATATATGCCCTCCTCGCCAGGTCAACTCAGTTGCTTTTCGAGGATGAGAGTTGTGCTCACCACTCCAATCATACGGTAAGTCCTCCGATTAGGTGTAGATACTTCGAGTTCTTTCTTGACTTCACCATTTGATGTCACTACAGGTCCTCTACCCTGGTCGCAACTCCTCCTCCGGTGCCTCGGATGGATATTCTAGCCCCGAGCTAGCAGTGGCCCCGATACCGGAAGCACTGGTCGTGCCCCCGCATCTGTAGACCCTACCATGGAGCCCGTTTATGCCTCTGACCTACTCTCCCTAGTCGCTAGCCTCCCCGCCTCTATTAGCAAACTAATCGATGAGAAGGAGATGACAGACTGCAGGTGCGCCGAGTTGGAGAGGCTGGTGGCCAAAGAAAAGGAGACAAGGCGCACGGTTTAGTTGGAGAACACTACGCTTCAATATGAGAAGGTTGTGTTTCAACAGGAGAAAGCCACTTCATCGCTCAACATTCGAAACTGATGGAGGATGAGCGAATGACACGCGGCTTTCTTCAGGATGCCTTCATCGCAATGAGGGCCCCCCTTGAGGAGCATCACGCCGGAAGCCACTGAGCCGAAGGAAGAAACTGCACAGGACTGGACCTACTCTATCGGTGTCCTGGTGGAAAAGTTCACCTAGCTCCCGAGCATCCTGGCGGCAAGAGCAGCGAAGGACATGGTGCCACCGGCAAAAGCTGCAGTGGGGTATGTTCTCTAGTGCTACCACTGTAGTGACCCCAATTTCAACCTCGAGATTGTTAGGGAGGGGGTCGTGATTGCCGGTTTTGAAGCCGAGGCAAGGCTACAAGCGGAGTTCCAAGGGGTGGTAGAGCATGTAGGTTCTCTCTTCCAGGTGGAGACCACCGAAGAGTAAATATCATACTGTAACGTGGGTTTGTTTTATACCTGAATgaagcttttaatttatttgatGGGCTTGTGTTGCTGCTGTGGCTGTAGTGCTTCTACATTGACCGTACCTTCTGCTCACGCCAAGCCCTCAGCCCTCGACCACTCTCATCAATGACTCTCTCGACCAACACAGTTAGGAAATGGTAGCGGAGTGTGAACTTAGTTTCGTAATCGAGTGAGAGAATCTGCAGGTCGATTTTTGAGGTGTGCTAGTCTTGCCATAGACTAAGTCACGTGTAGTCTTAGACTAGTCGAGTAAGACCCAACCAGCTGACTCCTGCGTGTTTTGTGGCCTGTTTATACGACTAGTTTGTTGGGAGGAACTACTCACGATGCAAAGAGACTTGGAGTGGATGACGAGGGAAAATGACCAGCAGCAGGTGTATTTCTATGATTGCCTTAATCGGATGTTCACCCCCTTTGACATGCTACTTCGTTCCACCGGCATTCAAGTTTGCCCCACTCCTAGGGACACCATGACTGGTCATATCGACTGATTCTTAGCAGCCTCTGAGGAGCGGGTGTACTTGAGTAGAGGCATTGTGAGACTATTGGTGACCACCTTTTCGAGGTCAGAGTCTACGGTGCCTACTTTTCCCTTGCCTGCGTCAACGAGCACTTCTCCGACCTCGACCTTTTTTCAGCTATCtctgaaggcttcgcaggtGCTCGGAAGACTACGGAGGAGCTCCACGATCTTGCAGACACATTTCTTTTTGTAGCTCGCTCCCTCCTTTGGACCATCCAGTTTGAACTGCTGAAAGGCATTTTCGGATCCTGGTGATAATAAGCAGATTATCAGAACCAGCCCCCAGGCAGTACCCGAGTGGTCACTTTGTAATACAAGGaccaaattttatataaattttccTCGTGTTCATATGGTGAGTAGGCTAGTTACTTCTAAAGGGGATCAAGGCTTTCTGTACCACTCGCTAGCTAGGTTTGTGGTGCCTAGGACAACCCTTAGCATAACAAACCCTTCGGTGGTGACCAGCGCTTGACCCGAGTTAGGACTTGTGGCCTCGTGATCGTTATCCCTCGGCCGCCCATATCCCTGACACTGTGCGAGTTGTTGTTTTCATTCATTCCCTCCCAAACGATTtggtactcaccacatgagAAAAAGGGCAAAAAAACAGTAGCATGAAAAGGACTACATATCCTAAACTGTTCTAGCCCCCGATCGTCTGGTCGACAGAAGGGCTGCCAACCAGGCGAACCTTTGAATCAGAAAAATTTATAAGCCGAGGATAGCTAGGTATTGTCTgggagatcctgcaaaatagattGTTTGGTCTTTAAATTGAAGAAACTTACAAGCCGAGGGCAATTCGTTCTTGTTCGggagatcctgcaaaacagaacaAACAGGCTCGTGCTCGAGCagccctacacatagaacttgcacagCTAATTTATTTTCCAAGAATTGTGCAGTTCATGATGTCCTCCATAGCTAGCTTGACTGCACCAGGTTGAGTAACCTCGACCACCGTGTAAggcccttcccacttgggggagagcttgttctgGCCTGCCTTATTCTGGATTTTCCTTAGGATGAGGTTACCTACAATCAGGGTTCGCTCCTGCACCTTGCGGTCGTGGTAGCGCCTGAAGCTCTGTTGGTATTGGGCTTCTTGAATTACAGCGTGATTGTAGAACTCTtcaatcaggtttatgtcatcctcgcGTCGAGCCACCTGGTCGTCATCCAAATATCTGGTTACTCGAGGAGAGTAGAGGGTGATCTCGGAGCAGAGCATTGCTTCGGTGTCAAAGACCAGGGAGAACAGAGTTTCGGTCGTGGCTTGGATGTTGATCGCATGTATGCATAGTGGGCAatggccatgaactgggccatcgctGGTTGCCTTAGGATCGTAGTGTAAGTGGTCCCAAAATCCGCCACATCGAATATGACCTTCTTAGTCCTGAAGTTGTTCGGCGAACCGAATGTGATGGATAGCTGTATCTACCCCCAATGGCTTGGATGAGGAGCCAAGGGTGATCTCGAAGAAGGGAGAAGATAGCTTCAATGCACTCCTTGAAATCTGCAGCGCATCTAGCTCAtcgatgaagaggaggttgatggaactcTCTCCATCGACCAGTATGCACCCCATTCGAATGTTGTGAACCATGGCTCAACCGTGATGGGGTAGCGTCCAGGCGCTGGACACATGTCGGGTGGTCCGCCTGGCTGAAGGTGAAAGGTACCTCCGACTATTTCAGATGCAGACTTAGGCCCGGCATGGTTGCACATACCTCGTAGGCCACCGACTTACATACCTCGTagaccaccgacttgtactcTCTAATAAAGGATTATGTCATGGAACccccaaagatatggtggaccatgtgctCGTTCCGCTGGAAACCCAAAGCTGACTGGTCGGAATTGCTCATGTCTTCACCATCGTCGCTGCACCTAGGTTTGCGACCCCCAaggttgtgaggaaccgtccaaataatattctaataatcaccaggaggatcattattcataatcacaacctcgatgattaaccagaatatcatcccggtagtcccggcacgtgttttgtgcccaagatcggaacacatgtcttttcaacatgtatatcacaataaagcttaagaaagagcgagtaattaacattatattacaagttcttaagcatgcaacaagttatcacaatttacaacaaaagagagctaggaggagactaaaacctgcttttgtgatggagcaaaagaactaagcagcggaagactaaaagctatacaacaaaagggggatggaaccatatacccttaggctccatcacaaaagcacgaccacccagagtaggatgcactactcttgcccaccacctgcatcgacgggcacgaagtagccaaacaccgcttcttcctcgccgacctgtgaacctgcatcaacttaagggcaacaccctgagtatgaaggtactcgcaagtcttacacaatatggttATATAATatctcgactctaaggattatgcattgagctgttagcaagagtaggccacaaggttaagtaaaacatatgcggtaagcaacctagacatatacgtgtgagcacctatacttaaccaaacatacCATTTTACCCTGCAATAACAACTGAACATAATGCATCTGAAACAAATGTAAACATAGCTGTAAGAACCATAACCAcctctgtcggagggttaactcctatcgcagggatcctgagggaccccttt from Phragmites australis chromosome 8, lpPhrAust1.1, whole genome shotgun sequence includes:
- the LOC133927545 gene encoding cinnamoyl-CoA reductase 1-like; this encodes MTFVDGGNGAAAVTGRGKTVCVTGAGGYIGSWIVKLLLERGYTVRGTVRNPDDAKNAHLRALPGATERLALCGADLLDSAALRAAIAGCHGVFHTASPVTDDPEEMVEPAVRGTRYVIDAAAEAGTVRRVVMTSSIGAVAMDPNRAPDAVVDESCWSDLEFCKNTKNWYCYGKTVAEQAAWEAAAARGVDLVVVNPVLVQGPALQPAVNASLMHVLKYLNGSVKTYANAVQAYVHVRDTADAHVRVFEAPAAAGRYLCSDAVLHREDVVRILHKFFPEFPVPERCSDEVNPRKQPYKISNQRLRELGLEFTPAAQALYETVVCFREKGILLPVPAPSSPQPWAIHES